Genomic segment of Candidatus Deferrimicrobiaceae bacterium:
CTTGACGATCTTGAGCGCGTTGAGCAACGCCGCGAGGACGACCACCGCGGTGCCGTGCTGGTCGTCGTGGAAGACGGGGATGCCCATCTCCTTCTTGAGGCGTTCTTCGATCTCGAAACAGCGGGGGGCGGAGATGTCCTCGAGGTTGATGCCGCCGAACGTGGGCTCGAGCGCCTTGACGATCTTGATGATCTCTTCGGGGTCCTTCGTGTTGATGCAGATCGGCCAGGCATCGATGTCGCCGAATTCCTTGAACAGCATCGCCTTGCCTTCCATGACGGGCATGGCCGCCTCGGGGCCGATGTCGCCCAGGCCGAGAACGGCAGTGCCGTCGGAGACGATCGCGACCGTGTTGCCCTTGATCGTCAGGTTTTGGGCCTTTTTGACATCGTGGTGGATCGCCATGCAGACGCGTGCGACGCCGGGGGTGTAGGCGATAGAAAGGTCGGCGCGCGTCTTGACCGGAATCTTGTTGACGATGGCGATCTTGCCGCCGAGATGTTTAAGGAAGGTGCGATCGGAAACGTTGATGATCTTGACGTGCTCGACGGCCTTGACTCCCTCGATGATCTCCTGGGCGTGTTCGACGTCGCGGGCGCGCACCGTGATGTCGCGGGTGAGCGTTCCCTTGCCGTGTCCCGAAAGGTCGACTGCGCCGATATCGCCCCCGACTTCGCCGATGGCCGTCGTCAGCTTGCCAAGCATGCCGGGCTTGTTCTCGATCTCCACGCGCATCGTGATGCTGTAGCTTTCACTCGGGGTCAGGGTCGACGGCATAAAGCCTCCTTGTCTGATATCGGGACACGGTATTTTAAGCGCCATGCCGGATCAAATCAACAATCCGATGCACCGGGGATAAAACAGGCGCATAAGGCGACGGCAAGAGGACATCAGTGCAGCGCAGAAAACCGCACATGAAGGTTATTTCCTACATTTTTATAAGTTATTGGACTACATCAAAAGGTTATGCTTTGCCTTATTGTATTACTTATTTCACTATAGTGTATTTTCCCTTTACAGTCCCCGAGTAATCGCGGTATTCTTTTGCCAACAAGAGAAAAGGAGATATAACTTTGGAAAATATTGACGTCGGCAAGAGAATCAAGAGCATCCGGAAACGCAAGGGCCTTACGCTACAGGAACTTGCAGAGAAGAGCGGAATCTCCGCAACGGCCATCAGCGCCATCGAGCGGAACGTGTCCTCGCCGACCGTGACGACGCTCGCAGGCATCGGGCGGGCGCTCGGCGAATCGCTCTCCTCGCTTCTCGGCGAGAGCGACATCGAGTACGTCGTGACCCGCGGAAACCAGCGTGAACGGCTGGCGACCGAGATCCGGGACGTCGACTTCAGCAGCCTCGCTTCCGGCATCCCCGGGCAGCGGTTCCAGCCCATGCTCAGCGTGCTGAAGCCCGGCGCCGGCAGCGGCACCGACTACATCAACCACCGCGGCGAAGATTTCTTCTACGTCGTGGACGGTTCGCTCGTGGTCGAGATGATGGGCCGGGAAGAGAAGCTCGAGGCGGGCGACAGCCTCTACCTGCGGAGCAACACGCCTTACCGCTGGAAGAACAGCTCGAGCAGCCAGACGCAACTCCTGGTCGTGTCGACTCCGTAACGGGGAAAACGACCGAGATCGGCAAGCCGCCCCCCGGATGATCCGGGGGGCGGCTTTTTTTATTGAACGGAGAGTCCCTGTTTCGGGCAGATCGGTTCGAGGCCGCATTCGGGACAATGCGGTTTACGGGCGACGCACACCCGACGTCCGTGCCAACCCAGCCGGGTCGTGAAATCCCACCAGCGCGATCTGGGGATGACCGCAGCCAGATCCTGTTCGATCCGGACCGGATCCTTGGATGCCGTCAAGCCCAGCCGGAACGAAACCCGGCCGACGTGCGTGTCGACCGGCAAGGCGGGTATCCCGAAACATCCGCCGAGCACGACCGAAGCTGTCTTCCGGCCGACGCCCGGCAGGCGGGTGAGCGCCTCGAGGTCGGCAGGCACCTCGCCGCCGTGCCGAGAGACCAGCGCGGCGGCCAGCTCCCGGATCGCCTTGGCCTTGTTCCGGTAGAAGCCGGTCGAGCGGACCGCTTCCTCCATCGCTTCCTGCGAGGCGCCGGACATGGCCGCTGCATCGGGCCATTGCGCAAAAAGGCCCGGCGTCACCCGGTTCACCCGGTCGTCGGTGCACTGCGCCGCCAGCACCGTCGAGACCAGAAGTTGGATGGGCGTCCTGAAATCCAGGACGATGCGGGCGTCGGGGTAGGTCGAATCGAGGAAGGAAAGAATGACGGGGACGGCGGATTCGACGCCTTTCCGTCGCGTCGTCATGTTTCGGTGCGCCGGAGCACGATGATCTCGAGGCCCCGGACATCAAGCTCGAGCGTGGCGCCGGGAAGGTCGCAGGTGAAGAGCGTCCCGGGCTCGCCCTCTTCGAGTTCGACGGAAAAGGCGTGCCGGCCCTCGAGCCAATCGAGCATCGCCCGGACCTCGACGAAGGTCATGTCGATCGCGTCGGGTGCGATGATCTTGTAAAGCTTCTCCCGGTGGATGATCGGGTAGATCTCGAATCCGTCAGTATCCTTGTTGGAAGGCATTCCTTCTCCTCATCGCTTTTCGGAAAAGACTTCCGCGGTGAACGCATGGATCGCGGCCCCCTCGCGCCACGCATCGAGCGGCAGCCCCGCTTTCACGCAGGTCTGGGAAAGGAACGTTTCACGGTCCCAGCCGTATTCGATGGCCACCTGGGGCAACAGCAACCCGCGCCGGCTCCCTTTCGAAACCACAAGGCCGTCGATGCCCACGCGCACTTCCTCGGGGCGGATCGGGCGAAGCGGCGTCAGCACGGAGATCTCGAACCGCAGCCCGGCAGCCTCGGCCCCGGTGACGGGCGGGAACCGCGGGTCTTCGATCGCGGCCGCGATAGCGCATTCCTGGACCGTGCGATAGAGCGGCGCGACGGGCTCGGTATAGCCGATGCACCCTCGCAAACGCCCTCCCTTCGTCAAGGTGACGAAGGCCGCCCCGGGTTCCGAGAGTTTCGGCGTCGCGGGCGCTTCGGCGGAGAGATCGCCGTTTTTCAGGTAACCCTCGACGGCATGGCGCGCGATGGAGAGCAGTTCCGCGCGCGCTTCCTCGGGCAGATATGGGGGTTCGGCGGATTGTCCGTTGCTCATGCGCGGGGCATGGTCATGCGAGTCTTGCCTGGTGGGACATCCGGAAGATGGCCGGGTCGAGTCCTTCGGGAATCATGACGTCGTCGGGAACCTCGATGCGCCCCTGGCACGCCAGGAACATCGGGACGATCTCCGGGTCGAACTGGCTGCCCGAGCAGCGAACGATCTCGGCATTGGCCGCTTCGACGGGCAAGGCCTTGCGGTAGGCACGTGTGGAAGTCATGGCATCGAACGTGTCGGCGACGGCCATGATGCGGGATTCGAACGGGATCTCGGTACCGGCAAGATGGGACGGGTAGCCCTTGCCGTCGAATCGCTCGTGGTGGTGGAGGATCGCGGGCAACAGCGGCTGGAAAAACGGGATCGGGTCCAGGATCTTGGTGGCGACCTCGGGATGCCGGACGATCTCCATGAACTCTTCG
This window contains:
- a CDS encoding malic enzyme-like NAD(P)-binding protein, translating into MPSTLTPSESYSITMRVEIENKPGMLGKLTTAIGEVGGDIGAVDLSGHGKGTLTRDITVRARDVEHAQEIIEGVKAVEHVKIINVSDRTFLKHLGGKIAIVNKIPVKTRADLSIAYTPGVARVCMAIHHDVKKAQNLTIKGNTVAIVSDGTAVLGLGDIGPEAAMPVMEGKAMLFKEFGDIDAWPICINTKDPEEIIKIVKALEPTFGGINLEDISAPRCFEIEERLKKEMGIPVFHDDQHGTAVVVLAALLNALKIVKKRLEDMKIVVAGVGASGVACSKIIMNAGAKNIIGVDRTGAIYKGRKTHMNFMKDWYAEHTNPNNEQGRLSDVIKGADMFMGLAGPGLISVADLKKMAKDPIVFAMANPDPEIMPEEAAPYVRIMATGRSDYPNQINNVLAFPGIFRGALDSHAVSINEEMKLAAAYAIAACVGKEELSEDYIIPSVFNRKVAPAVAREVAKAAQRTKVARRAAKEYAEINLD
- a CDS encoding XRE family transcriptional regulator produces the protein MENIDVGKRIKSIRKRKGLTLQELAEKSGISATAISAIERNVSSPTVTTLAGIGRALGESLSSLLGESDIEYVVTRGNQRERLATEIRDVDFSSLASGIPGQRFQPMLSVLKPGAGSGTDYINHRGEDFFYVVDGSLVVEMMGREEKLEAGDSLYLRSNTPYRWKNSSSSQTQLLVVSTP
- the nth gene encoding endonuclease III encodes the protein MTTRRKGVESAVPVILSFLDSTYPDARIVLDFRTPIQLLVSTVLAAQCTDDRVNRVTPGLFAQWPDAAAMSGASQEAMEEAVRSTGFYRNKAKAIRELAAALVSRHGGEVPADLEALTRLPGVGRKTASVVLGGCFGIPALPVDTHVGRVSFRLGLTASKDPVRIEQDLAAVIPRSRWWDFTTRLGWHGRRVCVARKPHCPECGLEPICPKQGLSVQ
- the amrA gene encoding AmmeMemoRadiSam system protein A, with amino-acid sequence MSNGQSAEPPYLPEEARAELLSIARHAVEGYLKNGDLSAEAPATPKLSEPGAAFVTLTKGGRLRGCIGYTEPVAPLYRTVQECAIAAAIEDPRFPPVTGAEAAGLRFEISVLTPLRPIRPEEVRVGIDGLVVSKGSRRGLLLPQVAIEYGWDRETFLSQTCVKAGLPLDAWREGAAIHAFTAEVFSEKR